A segment of the Ipomoea triloba cultivar NCNSP0323 chromosome 1, ASM357664v1 genome:
TACACTAAATTCTCTAtgtgcttcttcttcttcttcttcttctttttgtttttttttttcaacaatagtTGTAATGTTGTTGAACAAGGGAATCTAAAGCttgttttctttcttgtttGCAGCTGATAGAGACTTCTTGAACTCCAGAACAACTATGATTTACACAGCAATCGACACTTTTTACCTAACAGATGAACAACTTAAGAACTCCCCTTCTCGGAGAGATGGAATAGATGAAGCTACTGAGACTACCCTTCAAATCTTTGGATGTGATCTTATTCAAGAAAGTGAGATTTTGTTGAAACTGTATCctttatatttgtttatgttATGCAGTTGTTGATAATGATGCATCTTCAATTAAGTTGTTTCTATTGTAACAGATGCTATTTTCTTTATGGATCAACACATGGCTTATGTATCTCCTTAATGTGGTTATCTGCAGACCTCAAGCTGTTATGGCCACTGGTCAAGTACTATTCCACCGCTTTTACTGCAAGAAGTCATTTGCTCGTTTTAAGGTGAAGGTATATCTCATTTCCCCCCTTGCTCCTCCCAAATATGAAAGCAAGCAGTTACCTATGCAAGTTTAATAGTTGCACAAGTTGTGATTTTCATTCTGACTTGGCATTTACTATGTACAGATGGTTGCTGCTAGTTGTGTGTGGCTTGCCTCAAAACTTGAAGAGTGTCCTAGAAAAGCCAGGCAGGTCCTCATTGTTTTCCACAGAATGGAATGTCGGCGGGAGAATTTACCCATAGAACATTTGGATACTTCTTCAAAGGTTAGATTTTGATAATCTTTTCAAAGTAGGAGTCAgggaacaattttttttattttttttttaccatttggGAGATATTAAATTTATCATTGTGGATATTGGTTTGTTTTTATCATTAATTTTCTTAAGCAGCCTGGGGGATGAGGCTATGCCCTGTATTTGTTTAGTTGTTTGTCCCTTTTTGTTGTTATAGTTCTTTTCCACATTTAGGAATCCTCTCCAGAAAGAGATTCAAAGTgacaaaaggaaaagaagatgCTTGTTATTTGTATTGCCTTTTGGTTTTATGTATTTTCAACGGAAAGTAAGTTGATTTTAGATTAAAACCCTGTTATTCATTCTCTGGACAGGAATATGTTGATCTGAAGGCAGATTTGATCAGAACGGAAAGGCACCTCCTGAAAGAGATGGGTTTCATCTGCCATGTTGAACTCCCCCACAAATTTATATCAAATTATATTGCAATTCTTGGAATGCCTGATGAACTGATACAGGAAGCATGGAATCTTGCAAATGACAGGTACACTCCGTATAATCCAAACAACCAGCTCTTACATAGTACACATGCTCTTTTTCATGTGAATGTTTCTTTCTTCCATTCTGCTGACATTTCCCCATTTATTGTGCAGTTTACGCACAACTCTCTGTCTTAGATTTAAGAGTGAAGTTGTGGCTTGTGGAGTTGTGTATGCTGCAGCCCGGAGATTTCATATACCCTTGCCTGAGAATCCTCCATGGTGGAAAGCATTTGATGCAGATAAGGCTGGGATTGACGAGGTTTGCCGAGTTCTGGCCCAACTTTACAATCTTCCAAATAAATAATTGTATTACACCGGATTATTCATCTGTATATTGAGAAAAGCACTACTTTTAGCATGTATATTCATAGAGGATCAAACTTAATTTTGTCGAATCTCTTTTAGAGCCTGAACCATTTTGGTATACTGCCCAGTTTTAGAATTTAGACAGCATTGTTAATGACATAGCTAAACATGGTGGGTCCAGAAACAGCAATTGTGTGAAAGCTCAATGCATTCTTATCAAGGGTTTTGATTTGCCTGTCTCCAACCAGATCTTAGGCTTAAATGAGAAATAATAATAGCAATGCATAAACGCCAACTCATGCAGGTATTAATTGAGGTGCAATTTATATACTGAGGCCAAGAGTCAAGAACCAATATACATTTTCCTTCATTtatagggcgtttggttgggaggagggaattaggggggaaaagaattgtaattcggtagaattgtaattcaatgaataatgtaggaattgaaattacagtattTGGTATGtaggaataggagtacagggaattgaaaggtaagaagcgacagaatgactaaaatgcccttatgttgtagtagtaatatatagtaataataataataataatgaaaggTAAGATGCaaattgttagatttttatggttatttttgtactagtgtacgTTAAAATGTATACTTAGTAAGCGCTACTTTATTCATGACTTGTTTTGATACGAATTACTAGGATCAAATGTTTACCACTAcgtcaaaaattataactaatagcaaatgtgaaattttattttcttatgcgatggatatatatattggaaGTAGAGCAAACCGACCCGAAGAAGCGGAGCAAGGAGGACTCGGGTAGACCGGGGGACCTGGGGCCAAGCCTCGTGCTTGACCCGGGTCACCTCGGCCAGGGTCTCGGCCAGATAGATCGAGGGCCCGGTCGCGAGAGCGGGCACGgtcaaatatttttataaccGCTCCCGCCTATTTAGGGGGCGGTTAGGGGAGTTGCCTAGTGTATAAACCCTTGTAATTGTCTCATTAGGACATCTACATCTTCATCTACTCTTGTctacataatcattataatagCATTACACTCCCTTTGTAATAGCTTTGCAACTACGAATCAATATAACATTTGTTCTCCGGGACCCACGTCCCTTGTTTTCCAATTACATTACccatttttatattcatttatcATTGTtcttaattatcaaatttattaattcgGATCCACGAATTAATTAAATGCATCATCTTATATGACAATTAGGGTCATGTTTCAATAGAAGTACTCTGGACATTCCAATCTAAGCCACCTCCCAACATTCACAACTTCACATAATTGctaaacattatttaaaaaaaactccCTAAGAACTGCAATAACAATCATTTTGGCCGGGCCACGGAAAATAATTTGTAAGTactgaaatttaaattctatgGAATAAgtataaatacaaattttatatttcattttctgGGTTGCTTTGAAATTGTTAAAGAATAATCAGTATAGAAGTTCAAATAtacataataacaataatacagaTGTGACAGTAatattatcatagcatacctACCTACGTTTTCCCAAGTAAATGAGACATTTAAAACGCCAAAAGGCCAGACTCCTTAAGGAGCTCAATTTATCACTTCATCAGTGATTCTGGCCTGGGTATTGTCGGTGGTAGGGAAACAGTGAGTTAAGTATGGATTTGTACCATAGTATACATATATTGGACAAACAAACATCCTCGCATTGACCTTGTGATTTTTCCGAGTTAGTAGGGGTAGATTGTGAGTAAAAACACAAGATCAGATGATT
Coding sequences within it:
- the LOC116014849 gene encoding cyclin-L1-1 isoform X1 — its product is MIYTAIDTFYLTDEQLKNSPSRRDGIDEATETTLQIFGCDLIQESEILLKLPQAVMATGQVLFHRFYCKKSFARFKVKMVAASCVWLASKLEECPRKARQVLIVFHRMECRRENLPIEHLDTSSKEYVDLKADLIRTERHLLKEMGFICHVELPHKFISNYIAILGMPDELIQEAWNLANDSLRTTLCLRFKSEVVACGVVYAAARRFHIPLPENPPWWKAFDADKAGIDEVCRVLAQLYNLPNK
- the LOC116014849 gene encoding cyclin-L1-1 isoform X2, coding for MIYTAIDTFYLTDEQLKNSPSRRDGIDEATETTLQIFGCDLIQESEILLKLPQAVMATGQVLFHRFYCKKSFARFKMVAASCVWLASKLEECPRKARQVLIVFHRMECRRENLPIEHLDTSSKEYVDLKADLIRTERHLLKEMGFICHVELPHKFISNYIAILGMPDELIQEAWNLANDSLRTTLCLRFKSEVVACGVVYAAARRFHIPLPENPPWWKAFDADKAGIDEVCRVLAQLYNLPNK
- the LOC116014849 gene encoding cyclin-L1-1 isoform X3, with translation MKLLRLPFKSLDVILFKKMLFSLWINTWLMYLLNVVICRPQAVMATGQVLFHRFYCKKSFARFKVKMVAASCVWLASKLEECPRKARQVLIVFHRMECRRENLPIEHLDTSSKEYVDLKADLIRTERHLLKEMGFICHVELPHKFISNYIAILGMPDELIQEAWNLANDSLRTTLCLRFKSEVVACGVVYAAARRFHIPLPENPPWWKAFDADKAGIDEVCRVLAQLYNLPNK
- the LOC116014849 gene encoding cyclin-L1-1 isoform X4, whose protein sequence is MKLLRLPFKSLDVILFKKMLFSLWINTWLMYLLNVVICRPQAVMATGQVLFHRFYCKKSFARFKMVAASCVWLASKLEECPRKARQVLIVFHRMECRRENLPIEHLDTSSKEYVDLKADLIRTERHLLKEMGFICHVELPHKFISNYIAILGMPDELIQEAWNLANDSLRTTLCLRFKSEVVACGVVYAAARRFHIPLPENPPWWKAFDADKAGIDEVCRVLAQLYNLPNK
- the LOC116014849 gene encoding cyclin-L1-1 isoform X5, with the translated sequence MATGQVLFHRFYCKKSFARFKVKMVAASCVWLASKLEECPRKARQVLIVFHRMECRRENLPIEHLDTSSKEYVDLKADLIRTERHLLKEMGFICHVELPHKFISNYIAILGMPDELIQEAWNLANDSLRTTLCLRFKSEVVACGVVYAAARRFHIPLPENPPWWKAFDADKAGIDEVCRVLAQLYNLPNK